One part of the Methanobrevibacter thaueri genome encodes these proteins:
- a CDS encoding glycosyltransferase, with translation MYWFLVIVVFLLAGIKTEKPKKYQKVSVIIPAYNEEETVAKVIEVVKKVSFVDEIIVVNDGSSDNTEKEATEAGAIVINHETNKGKGEALYTGYKEAECDIIAFIDADIFNLTSAKVEAMIKPILDGKTDITKTKFSRASGRVTELTAKPLLNFFFPEISFEQPLSGQFAARKEVLKKINFEKDYGVDVGIVIDADVLGISITEVDIGAIEHDMSPLSDLNLMANEVVRTIIGRANKYGRVVMIDDIGYYIRMSIVGLSLVILGLFTIFFVKFVPLTVGVIISVIGLIIAIYYIVKVIVKSIDMFRKTPRGNLIKSFVKIHFPMIISILVLLLMISTFIGAAHFEHGVLSIEPNSRNLIIYADNTPSDNSISVRGPYTIDTAIENESDIIRMPSDAMMTLGLGLNDTIKIDGDTYTINETRPGETDILRIPIHVKKALNVENGDVIQNSRLNEIFSGSGITHKHQINNTTVYEKFIVSDRYRNSSGFEVLVNNESMIYSNGIFKENATYDIALDGEYYTSVTFPNDKSINYENNTIIIKFEDTNSTSIKQPLTSGNFLSFYFES, from the coding sequence GTGTATTGGTTTTTAGTGATTGTCGTATTTTTACTGGCTGGTATAAAAACCGAAAAGCCCAAGAAATACCAAAAGGTTTCAGTGATTATTCCCGCCTACAATGAGGAGGAGACTGTAGCCAAGGTCATCGAAGTGGTCAAGAAGGTATCGTTTGTAGATGAAATCATCGTCGTAAATGACGGATCATCCGACAACACCGAAAAGGAGGCCACCGAAGCCGGCGCCATAGTAATCAACCACGAAACAAACAAAGGTAAGGGTGAAGCGTTATATACCGGTTATAAGGAAGCCGAATGTGATATTATTGCATTCATTGATGCAGATATATTCAATTTAACTTCCGCTAAAGTGGAAGCGATGATCAAGCCTATCTTGGATGGAAAAACCGATATTACAAAGACCAAATTTTCACGTGCCAGTGGACGCGTAACAGAGCTTACCGCAAAGCCGCTTCTTAACTTTTTCTTCCCTGAAATTTCATTCGAACAGCCTTTAAGCGGTCAGTTTGCGGCACGTAAGGAAGTGTTGAAAAAGATTAATTTTGAAAAGGATTACGGTGTGGATGTAGGAATAGTCATCGACGCCGACGTGTTGGGAATTTCAATAACAGAAGTCGACATCGGTGCCATTGAGCATGACATGTCTCCATTGTCAGACCTGAACCTGATGGCAAATGAGGTCGTAAGGACAATCATAGGCCGTGCGAACAAGTACGGCAGGGTCGTGATGATTGACGACATCGGATACTATATCAGAATGTCAATTGTCGGATTGTCACTTGTCATCTTAGGACTGTTCACAATATTCTTTGTGAAATTCGTGCCGTTGACCGTTGGAGTAATCATTTCAGTGATAGGACTTATAATAGCTATCTACTACATTGTAAAGGTTATTGTAAAGTCCATTGACATGTTTAGGAAAACCCCAAGGGGAAACCTCATCAAGTCCTTTGTCAAGATTCATTTTCCGATGATCATTTCCATACTCGTTCTTTTGCTGATGATTTCAACATTTATCGGAGCGGCCCATTTCGAGCACGGGGTCCTGTCAATCGAGCCGAACTCAAGGAACCTGATTATATATGCTGACAATACTCCGTCTGACAATTCAATTTCCGTCAGGGGACCATATACAATCGATACGGCTATTGAAAACGAATCGGACATTATACGCATGCCGTCTGATGCGATGATGACACTGGGTCTGGGCCTCAACGACACGATAAAGATTGACGGCGACACCTACACAATAAATGAGACAAGGCCTGGTGAAACTGATATATTAAGGATTCCAATCCACGTCAAGAAGGCATTGAATGTTGAGAATGGCGATGTCATTCAGAACAGTCGCTTGAACGAGATATTTTCAGGATCAGGCATTACCCACAAGCATCAAATCAACAATACAACAGTCTATGAAAAGTTCATCGTATCCGACAGGTACAGGAACTCCTCAGGCTTTGAAGTGTTGGTTAACAACGAGTCAATGATTTATTCAAATGGAATTTTCAAGGAAAACGCAACATACGATATTGCCCTCGACGGGGAATATTACACTTCAGTGACCTTCCCAAACGACAAGTCAATAAACTATGAGAATAATACAATCATAATAAAATTTGAGGATACAAATTCCACATCAATTAAACAGCCTTTAACTAGTGGAAACTTCTTGAGTTTTTATTTTGAAAGTTAA
- a CDS encoding Tex family protein → MIEKTLEKELNLAGWQVRKVIKLIDDGNTIPFIARYRKDVTGSLNDETLRKFDERLKYLRNLEDKKEKIIKRIDELGKLDDDLKNRILKAETLVELEDLYRPYKSKKQTRATKAREKGLEPLAQIILAQDVKQSVKKIAEKYITDEVKTVEDAIQGAQDIIAEIISDNSDFRKKIRQNTFFTGQIETKAKDKEKSTEYDIYYNYSENVKKIPPHRILAINRAENEGIIRAKIVCESDEIIKYLNRHMLKNISSIPEKIEYNRHTTPIIKESVQDAYKRLISPAIEREIRNYLTEKAEEKSIEVFAKNLNQLLMESPLVGKTILGWDPAFRTGCKLAIIDETGKVLDTALIYPTAPQNKVKESIKTVRDLIEKYNINVIAIGNGTASRESEEIVAQIIKGTGVEYIIVNEAGASVYSASKLADEEFPDFSEGERSAVSIARRLQDPLAELVKIDPKSIGVGQYQHDMNQKQLTESLTGVVEKVVNEVGVDLNTASVSLLNYVSGIGNTTAKNIISYREKNGSFKSRKELLNVEKLGKKTYEQCAGFIKVDNPEYPLDNTTIHPESYDTTFKLLKKLNYSVNDIGSNSLKLDNINLEEISEELDIGIETLKDIVKELKKPGRDPRDDMPKPILRKNVLSIEDLEIGMIMQGTVRNIVDFGAFVDIGVHQDGLVHISQLVADKFVKHPLDIVSVGDIVDVKVLNVDTNRNRINLSMII, encoded by the coding sequence ATGATAGAAAAAACCCTCGAGAAAGAACTGAACCTTGCAGGCTGGCAAGTGAGAAAAGTAATTAAGCTGATTGACGATGGCAACACAATACCATTCATTGCAAGATACAGAAAGGACGTTACAGGTTCATTGAATGACGAGACATTAAGAAAATTCGATGAGAGATTGAAATACCTCAGAAACCTGGAGGACAAGAAGGAAAAAATCATCAAGAGAATTGATGAGCTTGGAAAACTTGATGATGATTTAAAGAATAGGATTCTAAAGGCAGAAACTCTGGTCGAGCTTGAAGACCTGTACAGGCCATACAAGAGCAAAAAGCAGACCCGTGCAACAAAGGCACGTGAAAAGGGCCTTGAGCCGCTGGCACAAATCATCTTGGCGCAAGATGTTAAGCAAAGCGTTAAAAAAATAGCTGAAAAATACATAACAGATGAGGTTAAAACTGTTGAAGATGCAATTCAGGGAGCACAGGACATCATTGCAGAGATTATTTCAGACAATTCCGATTTCAGAAAGAAGATTAGGCAGAACACTTTCTTTACCGGCCAGATAGAAACAAAGGCAAAGGATAAGGAAAAATCCACAGAATATGACATTTACTATAACTACTCAGAAAACGTTAAAAAAATACCTCCCCACAGGATTTTGGCAATAAACCGTGCTGAAAACGAGGGAATCATCAGAGCTAAAATCGTGTGTGAAAGCGATGAGATTATCAAGTACCTAAACAGGCACATGCTTAAAAACATCTCAAGCATTCCTGAAAAAATCGAATACAATAGGCATACAACCCCAATCATCAAGGAATCCGTTCAGGATGCATACAAAAGATTGATTTCGCCGGCAATTGAGCGTGAAATCAGAAATTATCTAACCGAAAAGGCTGAAGAAAAGTCAATTGAAGTCTTTGCCAAAAACCTTAACCAGTTACTGATGGAAAGTCCTTTGGTTGGCAAAACCATTCTCGGTTGGGACCCCGCTTTCAGGACCGGATGCAAGCTTGCAATAATTGATGAGACCGGAAAAGTGCTGGATACAGCATTGATTTATCCGACAGCACCTCAAAACAAAGTGAAAGAGTCAATTAAAACTGTTCGTGATCTAATTGAAAAATATAACATTAATGTCATTGCCATCGGTAACGGTACCGCCTCAAGGGAATCCGAAGAGATTGTGGCCCAAATCATTAAGGGAACAGGTGTTGAGTACATCATCGTTAATGAGGCCGGCGCGTCAGTATATTCCGCATCAAAACTTGCGGATGAGGAATTCCCTGACTTTTCAGAAGGGGAACGCAGTGCGGTTTCAATTGCAAGAAGATTGCAGGATCCATTGGCTGAACTCGTTAAGATTGACCCAAAATCCATAGGAGTCGGCCAATACCAGCATGACATGAACCAGAAGCAGCTGACCGAGTCATTGACCGGTGTTGTCGAAAAGGTGGTGAACGAGGTGGGGGTTGACTTGAACACCGCTTCCGTAAGTCTTTTGAATTACGTTTCAGGAATCGGAAACACAACCGCAAAAAACATCATAAGCTACCGTGAGAAAAATGGAAGTTTCAAATCACGTAAGGAACTGTTGAACGTTGAAAAATTAGGTAAAAAGACATATGAGCAATGTGCAGGATTCATTAAGGTTGACAACCCAGAATATCCTCTGGACAACACTACAATTCACCCCGAATCATATGACACCACATTCAAACTATTGAAGAAGCTGAACTATTCCGTGAATGACATCGGTTCCAACTCATTGAAATTGGACAACATCAATCTTGAAGAGATTTCAGAAGAGCTGGACATAGGCATTGAAACACTGAAGGACATCGTGAAGGAACTTAAAAAGCCTGGCCGTGATCCCCGTGACGACATGCCAAAACCGATTTTAAGAAAGAACGTGTTGTCAATTGAGGATTTGGAGATTGGAATGATAATGCAGGGCACCGTGAGAAACATTGTTGACTTTGGTGCATTTGTCGATATAGGCGTTCATCAGGACGGTCTGGTCCACATCTCACAATTGGTGGCGGACAAGTTCGTGAAACACCCTCTTGACATCGTCAGTGTCGGCGATATTGTGGACGTTAAGGTTCTTAATGTCGATACAAACCGTAACAGGATTAATTTATCTATGATAATCTAA
- a CDS encoding HVO_A0114 family putative DNA-binding protein, whose protein sequence is MIITLVKKQTGHEFIREMEETYKSLNELEKLFKRTNNMKMYVDLENWKYYRENPNEMIEITESLVTNKLSLSDLDLIILNTIKHEKPRSIRDLAKKINKDVSNIQPKVKRLEEEGYIKFEEGIKNSKIPYLTFDEIKLEI, encoded by the coding sequence ATGATTATAACTTTGGTTAAAAAACAAACAGGGCATGAGTTCATTAGAGAAATGGAGGAAACCTATAAATCACTTAATGAACTGGAAAAACTTTTCAAAAGAACAAATAACATGAAGATGTATGTCGACCTGGAAAATTGGAAATATTATAGGGAAAATCCGAATGAAATGATAGAAATAACGGAAAGTTTAGTAACAAACAAATTATCTTTGTCTGATTTGGATTTAATTATTCTAAACACCATCAAACATGAGAAACCAAGAAGCATTAGGGATTTAGCTAAAAAAATTAATAAAGATGTAAGCAATATTCAACCTAAAGTAAAAAGATTGGAAGAAGAGGGATATATAAAATTTGAAGAAGGTATTAAAAATAGTAAAATACCTTATCTGACATTCGATGAGATTAAGTTAGAGATTTAG
- the purE gene encoding 5-(carboxyamino)imidazole ribonucleotide mutase translates to MTPKIMIILGSGSDIAIAEKAMDILDKLEIPYSLKIASAHRTPNLVREIVKQGTDAGIEVFIGIAGLAAHLPGTIAAYTPRPVIGVPVDVKSAGMDALDSIIQMPYPSPIATVGIDRGDNAAILAAQFIGIHNDEIHQRVINLRKEYARKVIDSNESIVQAIDRPFINNDFLRIRDLEINKAEFDEENSGCKNKDAEVAIIVGRQTDVVVAKKITVILDRLKITHDIKVVCPIRSNRKFINYVKSMKNAKIFIGVSSNSSQVTGGIVGLTARPVIGVPCTNENGDDYRLTTVSMPPGVPVATVGINNGKNAAVLSGEILSIDNPEIVQLLDKLKDKKINL, encoded by the coding sequence ATGACACCAAAGATAATGATTATTCTTGGAAGTGGATCAGATATTGCTATTGCGGAAAAAGCTATGGACATATTGGATAAGTTAGAAATACCATACAGTCTAAAAATCGCATCTGCGCATAGGACTCCAAACCTTGTTCGTGAAATAGTCAAGCAGGGTACCGATGCAGGAATTGAAGTGTTTATAGGTATTGCAGGCCTTGCGGCACACTTGCCGGGCACCATTGCAGCCTACACTCCCAGACCTGTTATAGGAGTTCCTGTGGACGTTAAGTCCGCCGGTATGGATGCATTGGATTCAATCATCCAGATGCCTTATCCTTCCCCAATCGCCACAGTTGGAATCGACAGGGGAGACAACGCCGCAATACTGGCCGCTCAGTTTATTGGAATTCACAATGATGAAATCCACCAAAGAGTCATCAACCTAAGAAAGGAATATGCCAGAAAGGTAATTGACAGCAACGAAAGCATCGTGCAGGCAATAGACAGGCCGTTCATCAACAATGACTTTTTAAGAATCAGGGACCTTGAAATCAACAAGGCAGAGTTTGACGAGGAAAACAGCGGCTGCAAAAACAAGGATGCGGAAGTGGCAATCATCGTTGGAAGGCAGACCGATGTTGTAGTTGCCAAAAAGATTACCGTCATTCTTGACAGGCTCAAGATTACACATGACATCAAGGTTGTTTGTCCAATCAGGTCAAACAGGAAATTCATCAATTATGTCAAATCAATGAAAAACGCCAAAATATTCATTGGGGTCAGCTCCAACTCTTCACAGGTGACCGGAGGAATTGTCGGTCTTACCGCAAGACCTGTCATTGGAGTTCCATGCACTAATGAAAACGGCGACGATTACAGACTTACAACCGTCAGCATGCCGCCGGGAGTTCCTGTTGCAACAGTGGGAATAAACAACGGCAAAAACGCTGCGGTCCTGTCCGGTGAAATCCTTTCAATCGACAATCCGGAAATAGTACAGCTTCTTGATAAACTAAAAGATAAAAAGATTAACCTATAA